The Polaromonas sp. SP1 DNA window TCACCGGAAACCTGGCCTCAATCGCCAAACATCTTTTGCTTGAGCTCGCGGCGCTGCTGCGCTTCGAGGGACAAATTGGCGGTGGGGCGGGCGATCAGGCGGCCTACGCCGATGGGTTCGCCGGTTTCGTCGCAGTAGCCGTAGTCGCCGGAGTCGATGCGGGCGATGGACTGTTCGATCTTCTTGAGGAGCTTGCGTTCACGGTCGCGGGTACGCAACTCCAGAGCGTGTTCTTCTTCGATGGTGGCGCGATCGGCCGGGTCGGGAACGACGACGGTGTCTTCACGCAAGTGCTCGGTGGTTTCGCCGGCGCTGTTGTGGATGTCCTGCTTGAGCACCGACAGCTTGTGGCGAAAGAACGCGAGCTGCTTTTCGTTCATGTACTCGGAGTCAGGCATGGCCTTGACTTCGTCGTCGGTCAGCTGCTCGGCGGATTTGGTCTTCCAGTTGTTGGCAAGCTTGGGGTCTTTTTTGGCCGCCGCCTGGGGTGGCGGCGCGATCACGCGTTCGGTCATTGTTGAGTAACTGGCTTTGGCTGCGTCAGGCGCATGGGTTGGCACCATGGGTGCGGGAGGGGGAGATTGGGTGGCCACCCGGGCGGAACTGCGCCGGCCGGGCTTCAGGGGTGGCGGAGCGATCAGCCCGGCCCTGACGGGAGCCGGCGCCGGGGCCGGGGCTGCCACGGGCGCAGCGGCTTTGGCCACTGGCTTGACGGGTGCTTTGGGCTGCGGCTTGGCGACGGGTTTCGCAGCGGGTTTGGCGGCAGGTTTTGCAGCAGGTTTGGCGGACGGTTTTGGCGGCGATTTGGGCACAGGCTTGGCGGGTTTGGCAACGGCCTTGGCTTTTGACGGCGCGGGCTTGGCAGCGGTTTTTTTGGCGGCTGCGGGAGCAGGTTTTTTGGTAGCCGCGGCTTTGGCGGCCGGTTTGGCTTTGGCGACAGGTTTGGCAGCTTGTTTCACTGTCCTGGCTGCCGTCTTGGACGCTGGCTTGGCTTTCACGGCTGCTTTGGCAACCGCTTTGGCGGGGGCCTTGGCGGCCGGCTTGGTCTTCTTCGCTTGGGCTTTCACAATGTGTCTCCTCTGGAAAGCTGTACCGGAACCACTTTCAGGGCCCTGAGACGGCTTCCTGGCCAAACCGCCGCTACGCGGTCCGACCCTTCCTGTTGCCAGATTTCCTGGTTTGTCTGCCGCATGCCCGTCCTCGA harbors:
- the dksA gene encoding RNA polymerase-binding protein DksA produces the protein MKAQAKKTKPAAKAPAKAVAKAAVKAKPASKTAARTVKQAAKPVAKAKPAAKAAATKKPAPAAAKKTAAKPAPSKAKAVAKPAKPVPKSPPKPSAKPAAKPAAKPAAKPVAKPQPKAPVKPVAKAAAPVAAPAPAPAPVRAGLIAPPPLKPGRRSSARVATQSPPPAPMVPTHAPDAAKASYSTMTERVIAPPPQAAAKKDPKLANNWKTKSAEQLTDDEVKAMPDSEYMNEKQLAFFRHKLSVLKQDIHNSAGETTEHLREDTVVVPDPADRATIEEEHALELRTRDRERKLLKKIEQSIARIDSGDYGYCDETGEPIGVGRLIARPTANLSLEAQQRRELKQKMFGD